GTCAGCGCACTGATGATTGTACCGGTGGCGGCAGCCTTGCAGTTCCGCAAAGGCTTTCGCATGACGCTGGCGTTAGCTGAGTTATTTGCTCTTTTGGCAGTTGTTTGGGGATTGAGCGTATCGTTTTATCTGGATATGGCTCCAGGAGGAACTATTGTTCTTTGCTGCATTTTATTGTATTTAGCTGCCGGCTTGGCAGCTAAAGCATTTTGCAAGGAATAGAACGTCATCGTAGGTATGATATCAATAAATTAAGTAATTTCGGTTGACTATGTTTATTTTTAGGGTCTATGATTTAAGGAGACGATATTATTTTGTGGAGGGATTGCTATGCATCAGGCTGCAGAAATATTGAACTCCTTTTGCGCGGTTGCTGAGTACATACCACAGCTTGTCAATCATAAAATGGGCATGGTTGTTTGTAATCGGGAGCGGTGGATTGCCGTTAATTCCATAGAAGAACTGCGTAAGCAGGTGTGCTTGGGAGAAGTGGTAAAGTCAGGCTCGGCGGTGCATCAGGCGATGCAACTCAAACGTCGGGTTTGCGTACATGTGGATAAAGTGGTTTACGGCATACCCTATGTTGCCGTTAGTATGCCGATTTACGAGGGAGACGCGATTGTAGGAGCCGTGGCTATTCATGAATCCTTGGAGACAGCGTCTATTTTGTTGGAGTCAGCAGCGGAGCTGCAAGAAGCGGCTGCTATGATGAAAGAGGTCATCGACAAGGTGCATGAAGATGCCCAATCGTTGGCTGGCGTTGGCGGCCTTTTAAAACAGTTGTCTGGAGATGCGCAAAAACATGTCAAAGGGACGGATCAGGTATTGAATTTTATCAAGAATGTCGCTAGCCAGACTAATTTGTTGGGGTTAAACGCCGCCATTGAAGCGGCGCGAGTTGGCGAATTGGGACGAGGTTTTGGCGTAGTGGCGGAAGAAGTGCGCAAGCTAGCTGTGGATAGCGCTGGCTCGGCGGGACAAATTGAAACCATTTTAAAAGACATAGGGGGCAGTATTAGTAAAATCAGCAATGAAATTGTGCGGATTGAGTCGCTGGCGGAGCAGCAGGCACAGGAGCTTTCCGGCGTTACCGATCATGGTCGGCGTTTGATTGAACTGTCGGTGCGTCTGAATGAACTGGCCAGCAGTTTGAATTGCTCGGAAAAATAGCAG
This genomic window from uncultured Anaeromusa sp. contains:
- a CDS encoding methyl-accepting chemotaxis protein — its product is MHQAAEILNSFCAVAEYIPQLVNHKMGMVVCNRERWIAVNSIEELRKQVCLGEVVKSGSAVHQAMQLKRRVCVHVDKVVYGIPYVAVSMPIYEGDAIVGAVAIHESLETASILLESAAELQEAAAMMKEVIDKVHEDAQSLAGVGGLLKQLSGDAQKHVKGTDQVLNFIKNVASQTNLLGLNAAIEAARVGELGRGFGVVAEEVRKLAVDSAGSAGQIETILKDIGGSISKISNEIVRIESLAEQQAQELSGVTDHGRRLIELSVRLNELASSLNCSEK